The following are encoded in a window of Bordetella genomosp. 10 genomic DNA:
- a CDS encoding hybrid sensor histidine kinase/response regulator: protein MTENINILVVDDIAQNLVAFEALLSRPGITVLKANSGVEALELLLANEVALALVDVQMPQMNGFELAELVRGSDRTRTVPLIFLTAATHEREAHFRGYEAGAVDFMYKPIDTDVLLSKVNVFVELYTQRKQLARQLEELRQALTLNEMFTAVLGHDLRTPLSAILHGSELLLRTSEDPKVATNARRIQFSAGRMARMVDQLLDVARIRSNGLVLQPAQADYREACQAIIEEIADPRQRERVELAARGDTVGTVDVDRFSQVLSNLIGNALQHGTAEAPVSVDIDGGQADRIVVRVRNGGVIPPAQLPNLFNAFQASVESRVSRNGLGLGLYIVKKFVDAHGGTVRATSAPETGTAFEIVMPRAAGAGIRQPGA, encoded by the coding sequence GTGACCGAGAACATCAACATACTGGTCGTCGATGACATCGCGCAGAACCTCGTCGCTTTCGAGGCGCTGCTGAGCCGGCCGGGCATCACGGTGCTGAAGGCCAATTCCGGCGTGGAAGCGCTGGAGCTGCTGCTGGCCAACGAGGTGGCGCTGGCGCTGGTCGACGTGCAGATGCCGCAGATGAACGGTTTCGAGCTGGCCGAGCTGGTGCGCGGCAGCGACCGCACTCGCACGGTGCCGCTGATCTTCCTGACCGCCGCCACGCACGAGCGCGAGGCCCACTTCCGCGGCTACGAGGCCGGCGCGGTGGACTTCATGTACAAGCCCATCGACACCGACGTCCTGCTCAGCAAGGTGAATGTCTTCGTCGAGCTCTACACGCAGCGCAAGCAATTGGCCCGCCAACTGGAGGAACTGCGCCAGGCCCTGACGCTGAACGAGATGTTCACCGCCGTGCTGGGCCACGACCTGCGCACGCCGCTGTCGGCCATCCTGCACGGCTCGGAGCTGCTGCTGCGCACCAGCGAGGATCCCAAGGTGGCGACCAACGCCCGCCGCATCCAGTTCAGCGCCGGCCGCATGGCCAGGATGGTGGACCAGTTGCTGGACGTGGCGCGCATCCGCTCCAATGGCCTGGTGCTGCAGCCGGCCCAGGCCGACTACCGCGAGGCCTGCCAGGCCATCATCGAGGAAATCGCCGATCCCCGGCAGCGCGAACGCGTCGAGCTGGCCGCGCGGGGCGACACCGTGGGCACGGTCGACGTCGACCGGTTTTCGCAGGTGCTGTCCAACCTGATCGGCAACGCCTTGCAGCACGGCACCGCCGAAGCGCCGGTGTCGGTGGACATCGACGGCGGCCAGGCGGACCGCATCGTCGTGCGCGTGCGCAACGGCGGCGTGATTCCGCCGGCGCAGTTGCCCAATCTCTTCAATGCCTTCCAGGCCAGCGTGGAAAGCCGCGTCTCGCGCAACGGCCTGGGCCTGGGGCTCTACATCGTGAAGAAATTCGTCGACGCGCACGGCGGCACGGTGCGCGCCACCTCCGCCCCGGAGACCGGGACGGCGTTCGAGATCGTCATGCCCCGCGCGGCCGGCGCCGGAATACGCCAGCCAGGCGCTTGA
- the pal gene encoding peptidoglycan-associated lipoprotein Pal, which produces MKSRIAKSLTIAALAATLAACSSVPLDDQAGQGAGANQGSSSANSGEVLDPFNPQSILAQQRSVYFDFDSYTVSDQYRGLVETHARYLASHPQQRVKIEGNTDERGGAEYNLALGQRRADAVRRTMTLLGVSDQQIETISFGKEKPKSTGTTEADFAENRRADINYLR; this is translated from the coding sequence ATGAAGTCGCGCATTGCCAAAAGCCTAACCATTGCCGCTCTTGCCGCCACGCTGGCAGCTTGCAGCTCCGTCCCTCTCGACGATCAAGCGGGTCAGGGCGCTGGCGCTAACCAAGGCTCCTCCTCCGCCAACTCGGGCGAGGTCCTTGATCCGTTCAACCCCCAAAGCATCCTGGCGCAACAGCGCTCGGTGTACTTTGACTTCGACAGCTACACCGTGTCGGACCAGTATCGCGGCCTCGTGGAAACCCACGCCCGTTACCTGGCTTCGCACCCGCAGCAGCGCGTGAAGATCGAAGGCAACACCGACGAACGCGGCGGCGCCGAGTACAACCTGGCCCTCGGCCAGCGTCGTGCGGATGCGGTTCGCCGCACGATGACGCTGCTGGGCGTCAGCGATCAGCAGATCGAAACCATCAGCTTCGGCAAGGAAAAGCCGAAGTCGACCGGTACGACCGAAGCCGATTTCGCGGAAAACCGCCGCGCGGACATCAACTATCTGCGTTAA
- a CDS encoding response regulator gives MPILIGIAALSALIFGVDVVTQLGVAVWVFYIIPVTLSVFQRNKYLPIVVAIIEMTLVIAGAFLPLGNDIQLRNVINRSFGVITIFATATLAMQVIGARLKAQGLAWLQEGNASVSKELLGEQNVEDVGRNALYALARYADAQLGAIHRLERGALVWIGGFACERNDTPASASLAREVASHGEPLVVRDVPDNYAAVRSTVGQAQPRTLILAPVRAEGRIQGVIELAFVRQGDFSEVLTLLANAGENIGVALRSAMYREHLRDLLEETQRQSEELQTQQEELRVSNEELEEQGRALRESQQRLEQQQGDLIQSNAQLEEHTARLERQKRDLLKAQHALELNAEELHRANRYKSEFLANMSHELRTPLNSSLILSQMLAGPKAATMAPEEIQRYARTIHASNSDLLSLINDILDLSKIEAGHVDMDTGTVALNGVLEAVRQMFEPIAASKGLGFRVIVEENAPPMLVTDRGKLQQVLKNLLANAFKFTEQGEVTLTVAGAGDARVSFAIADTGIGIPEHQQGVIFEAFRQADGTTSRRYGGTGLGLSISRELTRLLGGELRVSSTPGKGSIFTAEVSTQLDQTAIAPSAAPAGAGEEAREAAADLLPAPGQPAARVTPALATRATPAASGMDAGKPPAPEARREHAANDARAAADADAAAPLAAAPRGDVQARRFDRLLLVIEDDQRFADILYEVAHEQEFDCVLTANGADALRLARELRPSGILLDVGLPDQSGLSVLDQIKHDPATRHIPIHMISVADHMQTALELGAVGYAVKPVAREELIAAFAKVEEKLRTRARRILVVEDDDTLRESIALLLRADDVEITMCGTVAQALEQVAAHTFDCMVMDLMLPDASGYDLLEQMASGDKYAFPPVIVYTGRALTRDEETRLRRYSRSIIIKGAKSPERLVDEVTLFLHRVEASLPPDQQKLLLQARQRDAVFEGRRILLVEDDVRNIFALSSVLEPLGAEVIVTRNGREALDFLARDNAVDVVLMDLMMPEMDGLTATREIRKQPALRDLPIIALTAKAMVDDRKNCLDAGANDYIAKPIDIDKLVSLCRVWMPK, from the coding sequence ATGCCGATATTGATCGGCATCGCCGCGCTAAGCGCCTTGATTTTCGGTGTCGACGTGGTCACGCAACTGGGCGTTGCGGTCTGGGTGTTCTACATCATCCCGGTCACGCTGAGTGTCTTCCAGCGCAACAAGTACCTGCCCATCGTCGTCGCCATCATCGAGATGACCCTGGTGATCGCCGGCGCCTTTCTCCCCTTGGGCAACGATATCCAGTTGCGCAACGTGATCAACCGCAGCTTCGGCGTGATCACGATTTTCGCCACCGCCACGCTGGCGATGCAGGTGATCGGCGCGCGCCTGAAGGCGCAGGGCCTGGCTTGGCTGCAGGAGGGCAATGCCAGCGTTTCCAAGGAACTGCTGGGCGAACAGAACGTGGAAGACGTCGGCCGCAACGCCCTGTATGCGCTGGCGCGTTATGCCGACGCCCAGCTCGGCGCCATCCACCGGCTGGAACGCGGCGCCCTGGTCTGGATCGGCGGCTTCGCCTGCGAACGCAACGACACGCCGGCCAGCGCCAGCCTGGCCCGGGAAGTCGCCTCGCACGGCGAGCCGCTGGTGGTGCGCGACGTGCCCGACAACTACGCCGCGGTGCGCTCCACGGTCGGGCAGGCGCAGCCGCGCACGCTGATCCTGGCCCCGGTGCGCGCCGAAGGGCGCATCCAGGGCGTCATCGAACTGGCGTTCGTGCGCCAGGGCGATTTCTCCGAGGTGCTGACCCTGCTGGCCAACGCCGGCGAGAACATCGGCGTGGCGCTGCGCTCGGCCATGTACCGCGAACACCTGCGCGACCTGCTGGAGGAAACGCAACGCCAGAGCGAGGAACTGCAGACCCAGCAGGAGGAATTGCGGGTCTCCAACGAGGAACTGGAGGAACAGGGCCGCGCCCTGCGCGAATCGCAGCAGCGGCTGGAGCAGCAGCAAGGCGACCTGATCCAGAGCAACGCCCAACTGGAGGAACACACCGCGCGGCTGGAACGGCAGAAACGCGATCTGCTGAAAGCCCAGCACGCGCTGGAGCTCAACGCGGAAGAACTGCATCGCGCCAACCGCTACAAGTCGGAATTCCTGGCCAATATGTCGCACGAGCTGCGCACGCCGCTGAACAGTTCGCTGATCCTGTCGCAGATGCTGGCCGGTCCCAAGGCCGCCACCATGGCCCCCGAGGAAATCCAGCGCTATGCGCGCACCATCCACGCCTCGAACAGCGACCTGCTGTCGCTGATCAACGATATCCTGGACCTGTCCAAGATCGAGGCGGGCCACGTCGATATGGACACGGGCACGGTCGCGCTCAACGGCGTGCTGGAGGCCGTGCGCCAGATGTTCGAGCCCATCGCCGCCAGCAAGGGCCTGGGCTTTCGCGTGATCGTCGAGGAAAACGCGCCGCCGATGCTGGTCACCGATCGCGGCAAGCTGCAGCAGGTGCTGAAGAACCTGCTGGCCAATGCCTTCAAGTTCACCGAGCAGGGCGAGGTGACGCTGACCGTGGCGGGCGCCGGCGACGCGCGCGTGTCCTTCGCCATCGCCGATACCGGCATCGGCATCCCGGAACACCAGCAGGGCGTGATATTCGAGGCCTTCCGCCAGGCGGACGGCACCACCAGCCGCAGATACGGCGGCACCGGCCTGGGCCTGTCGATCTCGCGCGAACTGACCCGCCTGCTGGGCGGCGAACTGCGCGTGAGCAGCACGCCCGGCAAGGGCAGCATCTTCACGGCCGAAGTGAGCACGCAACTGGACCAGACGGCCATCGCGCCGTCGGCCGCCCCCGCGGGCGCGGGCGAGGAAGCGCGGGAAGCCGCGGCGGACCTGCTGCCGGCGCCGGGCCAGCCCGCGGCGCGCGTCACCCCTGCCCTGGCGACGCGCGCGACGCCGGCCGCCTCCGGCATGGACGCCGGCAAGCCGCCGGCCCCCGAAGCGAGGCGCGAGCACGCCGCCAACGACGCCCGCGCGGCCGCGGATGCCGACGCGGCCGCGCCCCTTGCCGCGGCGCCGCGCGGCGATGTCCAGGCCCGCCGCTTCGACCGCCTGCTGCTGGTGATCGAGGACGACCAGCGCTTCGCCGACATCCTGTACGAGGTGGCGCACGAACAGGAGTTCGATTGCGTGCTGACCGCCAACGGCGCGGACGCGCTGCGCCTGGCGCGCGAACTGCGCCCCTCGGGCATCCTGCTGGACGTCGGCCTGCCCGACCAGTCCGGGCTGAGCGTGCTGGACCAGATCAAGCACGACCCGGCCACGCGGCACATTCCCATCCACATGATTTCGGTGGCCGACCACATGCAGACCGCGCTGGAGCTGGGCGCGGTGGGCTATGCCGTCAAGCCGGTGGCGCGCGAGGAACTGATCGCCGCCTTCGCCAAGGTGGAAGAAAAGCTGCGCACGCGCGCGCGCCGCATCCTGGTGGTGGAGGACGACGACACCTTGCGCGAAAGCATCGCCCTGCTGCTGCGCGCCGACGACGTGGAAATCACCATGTGCGGCACCGTGGCGCAGGCGCTGGAGCAGGTGGCCGCGCACACCTTCGACTGCATGGTGATGGACCTGATGCTGCCCGACGCGTCCGGCTACGACCTGCTGGAACAGATGGCCAGCGGCGACAAGTACGCATTCCCGCCCGTCATCGTCTATACCGGCCGCGCCCTGACCCGCGACGAGGAAACCCGCCTGCGGCGCTATTCCCGCTCCATCATCATCAAGGGCGCCAAGTCGCCCGAGCGCCTGGTGGACGAAGTCACGCTGTTCCTGCACCGGGTCGAGGCCTCCCTGCCGCCGGACCAGCAGAAGCTGCTGTTGCAGGCCCGCCAGCGCGACGCGGTCTTCGAGGGCCGCCGCATCCTGCTGGTGGAAGACGACGTGCGCAACATCTTCGCGCTGTCCAGCGTGCTGGAGCCGCTGGGCGCCGAGGTCATCGTCACCCGCAACGGCCGCGAGGCGCTGGACTTCCTGGCGCGCGACAACGCGGTGGACGTGGTGCTGATGGACCTGATGATGCCGGAGATGGACGGCCTGACCGCCACCCGCGAAATCCGCAAGCAGCCGGCCCTGCGCGACCTGCCCATCATCGCCCTGACGGCCAAGGCCATGGTCGACGACCGCAAGAACTGCCTGGACGCCGGCGCCAACGACTACATCGCCAAGCCCATCGACATCGACAAGCTGGTCTCGCTGTGCCGCGTGTGGATGCCCAAGTAA
- a CDS encoding CheR family methyltransferase, giving the protein MDAIFDIELKLLLEGVYLRYQHDFRGYAVSSMRRRVQQAMEHFDCATISQLQEKVLHQPAVFAQMLQFFTVQVSEMFRDPSYFRALREVVVPVLKTYPSVKLWVAGCSSGEEVWSLAILLREEDLLSRALIYATDINPDALRAAESGIYPLDRIAQFSKNYRAAGGTGSLSDYYTSNLHDARFDRSLREHVVFADHSLATDSVFSEVHFISCRNVLIYFNRELQDRATALFHEALVRRGFLGLGAKESLRYTRQAAQFVELDRNERIYQRI; this is encoded by the coding sequence ATGGACGCCATTTTCGACATCGAACTGAAGTTGCTGCTGGAGGGCGTGTACCTGCGCTACCAGCACGACTTCCGCGGCTACGCCGTTTCGTCGATGCGCCGGCGCGTGCAGCAGGCCATGGAGCATTTCGACTGCGCCACCATTTCGCAGTTGCAGGAGAAGGTGCTGCACCAGCCGGCGGTGTTCGCGCAGATGCTGCAGTTCTTCACGGTGCAGGTCAGCGAGATGTTCCGCGACCCCTCCTATTTCCGCGCCTTGCGCGAGGTGGTGGTGCCGGTGCTCAAGACCTATCCGTCGGTGAAGCTGTGGGTGGCCGGGTGCAGCAGCGGCGAGGAAGTCTGGTCGCTGGCCATCCTGCTGCGCGAAGAAGACCTGCTGTCGCGCGCGCTGATCTACGCCACCGACATCAATCCCGACGCCCTGCGCGCCGCCGAATCGGGTATCTACCCGCTGGACCGCATCGCCCAGTTCAGCAAGAACTACCGCGCGGCCGGCGGCACGGGATCGCTGTCCGACTACTACACCTCCAATCTGCACGACGCCCGCTTCGACCGCAGCCTGCGCGAGCACGTGGTCTTCGCCGACCACAGCCTGGCCACGGACAGCGTATTCTCGGAGGTGCACTTCATTTCCTGCCGCAACGTCCTGATCTACTTCAACCGCGAGCTGCAGGACCGCGCCACGGCGCTGTTCCACGAAGCCCTGGTGCGCCGTGGCTTCCTCGGCCTGGGCGCCAAGGAAAGCCTGCGCTACACCCGCCAGGCGGCGCAGTTCGTGGAACTGGACCGCAACGAAAGAATCTACCAGCGTATATGA
- a CDS encoding MgtC/SapB family protein: MAGSVDVVWNTIREEFSDLGDLPNFTRIFIRLMLAVLLGGILGYERQRSGKPAGLRTHMLVSLGAALFVLIPMQSGMHVGDVSRVLQGVIAGIGFLGAGAIIKMSEEGQIKGLTTAASIWLTAAIGVAAGMGREATALFSTLLAFIILSALHKLDKYIGARTKKHHHVHLPPAEGTTRTASRDEE, encoded by the coding sequence ATGGCCGGCAGCGTGGACGTCGTCTGGAACACGATACGCGAGGAATTCTCCGATCTGGGAGACCTTCCCAACTTCACCCGGATCTTCATCCGGCTGATGCTGGCCGTGCTGCTGGGCGGCATCCTCGGCTATGAACGCCAGCGCAGCGGCAAGCCCGCCGGCCTGCGCACCCACATGCTGGTGTCGCTGGGGGCCGCCCTGTTCGTGCTGATTCCCATGCAGAGCGGCATGCACGTCGGCGACGTCAGCCGCGTGCTGCAAGGCGTGATCGCCGGCATCGGTTTCCTGGGCGCCGGCGCCATCATCAAGATGAGCGAGGAAGGACAGATCAAGGGGCTGACCACCGCCGCCAGCATCTGGCTGACCGCCGCCATCGGCGTGGCCGCCGGCATGGGGCGCGAAGCCACCGCGCTGTTCTCCACCCTGCTGGCCTTCATCATCCTCAGCGCCCTGCACAAGCTGGACAAGTACATCGGCGCAAGGACAAAGAAGCATCATCACGTCCACCTGCCGCCGGCGGAGGGTACGACGCGCACGGCTTCCCGGGACGAGGAATAG
- a CDS encoding alpha/beta fold hydrolase: MRSDFTPEILHADLGDHALAYATAGQGTPLLFIHGSLCDLRYWKYQMPPLARCYQTYSVSLRHHWPERWNGDGDGFSLEQHVQDMAVFLEKTGAGRAAHVVGHSRGGRVAYELARRHPALVRSLVLADPGLSVSDEEDRRGDFRRHAMDAIRAGDVEGGLALFIDTVTGPDTWRRMVPWFKDMVIDNANTLLGQGREPGYRLKESTARALDKPVLLIGGALSPAPYPAILDVLQNLLPNVRRVDIPGSSHGMNLGNPRAFNHALLDFLAACEHTPACA, from the coding sequence ATGCGATCCGACTTCACGCCTGAAATCCTCCACGCCGACCTCGGCGACCATGCGCTGGCCTATGCGACGGCCGGCCAGGGCACGCCGTTGCTGTTCATCCACGGTTCGCTGTGCGATCTGCGCTACTGGAAGTACCAGATGCCGCCGCTGGCGCGCTGCTACCAGACCTATAGCGTCAGCCTGCGCCACCACTGGCCGGAGCGCTGGAACGGCGACGGCGACGGTTTCTCGCTGGAACAGCACGTCCAGGACATGGCAGTCTTCCTGGAAAAAACCGGCGCAGGCCGCGCGGCGCACGTGGTGGGCCATTCCCGCGGCGGCCGCGTCGCCTATGAACTGGCGCGCCGCCATCCGGCGCTGGTGCGCAGCCTGGTGCTGGCCGACCCCGGCCTGTCGGTCAGCGACGAAGAAGACCGGCGCGGCGATTTCCGCCGGCACGCCATGGACGCGATCCGCGCGGGCGACGTCGAGGGCGGCCTGGCCCTGTTCATCGACACCGTGACCGGCCCCGACACCTGGCGTCGCATGGTGCCCTGGTTCAAGGACATGGTGATCGACAACGCCAACACCTTGCTGGGCCAGGGCCGCGAACCGGGCTACCGGCTGAAGGAAAGCACCGCGCGGGCGCTGGACAAACCGGTGCTGCTGATAGGCGGCGCGCTCAGCCCCGCCCCCTACCCGGCCATCCTGGACGTCCTGCAGAACCTGCTGCCCAACGTGCGCCGGGTGGATATTCCCGGTTCCTCGCACGGCATGAACCTGGGCAATCCCCGGGCCTTCAACCATGCCCTGCTGGACTTCCTCGCGGCCTGCGAACATACGCCGGCCTGTGCGTGA
- the tolB gene encoding Tol-Pal system beta propeller repeat protein TolB — protein MTPVSSRPAQYAALRMYALGLLLLLAALFVGRPAHAQLRVDISGTGATQYPVAIADFAVDDAHGRALADVIRADLNRTGQFRLINAAGAGLNVDSPVSYDDWRGKGADFLAYGSIQRGADGRYDVRYRLADTVKKGQLDGVAFSGSEQELRRVAHQIADRIYEKITGVRGVFSTRIAYVLKLGNTYELQVADADGQNPQVALRSREPIISPAWSPDGSRLAYVSFESGKPVVYIRTLSSVARVPVANYKGNNSAPAWSPDGSMLAVALTRDGLSQIYVLNADGSNLRRITRSPGIDTEPTFTPDGRSIIFTSDRSGGPQIYQVGLDGGEPRRLTFNGGYNISPRISPDGSTLLYVARRDGAFRIASLNLSSGTETLLTDGRDDQSPSFAPNGMQVLYAAIQGGRSVLAGVSSDGRVRQTLSVLNGEIREPTWGPFTR, from the coding sequence ATGACCCCCGTCTCTAGCCGACCTGCGCAATACGCCGCGTTGCGGATGTATGCCTTGGGCCTGCTGCTGTTGCTGGCGGCCCTGTTCGTCGGGCGGCCGGCCCACGCGCAACTGCGCGTGGACATTTCCGGCACCGGCGCAACCCAATATCCCGTCGCGATCGCCGACTTCGCGGTGGACGACGCCCATGGCCGCGCCCTGGCCGACGTCATCCGCGCCGACCTCAACCGCACCGGCCAGTTCCGCCTGATCAACGCCGCCGGCGCCGGCCTGAACGTCGACAGCCCCGTCAGCTACGACGACTGGCGCGGCAAGGGCGCGGACTTCCTCGCCTACGGCAGCATCCAGCGCGGCGCCGACGGCCGCTACGACGTGCGCTACCGCCTGGCCGACACGGTCAAGAAGGGCCAGCTCGACGGCGTCGCCTTCTCCGGTTCCGAACAGGAACTGCGCCGCGTCGCGCACCAGATCGCCGACCGCATCTACGAAAAAATCACGGGCGTGCGCGGCGTGTTCTCCACCCGCATCGCCTACGTGCTGAAGCTGGGCAACACCTACGAACTGCAGGTCGCCGACGCCGACGGCCAGAATCCGCAGGTCGCCCTGCGCTCGCGCGAGCCCATCATCTCGCCGGCCTGGTCGCCGGACGGCAGCCGCCTGGCCTACGTCAGCTTCGAATCCGGCAAGCCGGTGGTGTACATCCGCACGCTGTCCTCGGTGGCGCGCGTGCCGGTCGCCAACTACAAGGGCAACAACAGCGCGCCGGCCTGGTCGCCGGACGGCAGCATGCTCGCCGTGGCCCTGACCCGCGACGGCCTGTCCCAGATCTATGTCCTGAATGCCGATGGCTCGAACCTGCGCCGTATCACCCGCTCGCCGGGCATCGATACGGAGCCGACGTTCACGCCCGACGGCCGTTCCATCATTTTCACGAGTGACCGTAGCGGCGGCCCGCAGATCTACCAGGTAGGTCTGGACGGCGGCGAGCCGCGCCGCCTGACATTTAACGGCGGTTACAACATCTCACCCCGTATTTCCCCAGACGGTTCGACGCTCCTGTACGTTGCTAGACGCGACGGTGCGTTTCGCATCGCTTCGTTAAACCTGTCGTCCGGTACCGAAACTTTGCTGACTGATGGTCGTGATGATCAGTCGCCCAGTTTCGCGCCGAACGGAATGCAGGTACTCTACGCCGCCATCCAAGGCGGACGTAGTGTCCTTGCGGGGGTATCGAGCGATGGCCGCGTACGGCAGACGCTTTCGGTACTGAATGGGGAAATACGTGAACCAACTTGGGGCCCATTTACCCGATAA
- the ybgF gene encoding tol-pal system protein YbgF codes for MSDRVSPLRILVAAAGLAFAALSSPAHAFADDDARKAILDLRQQLQQQNDQNVRARLQLADQIQSLQTQIQQLQNQLELATRQPAAGNKPAGGGNPGDTGSATANDPQEQSAYDGAIDLYRKGQYKDAAESLTAFVALYPNSQLVPSAQFYLGSSRYAQKDFKGAIEQLNNMVQKSPDNARSPDALLVVAGSQIELNNRAGAKATLQRIVKDYPTSPAATTAKSRLQLLQ; via the coding sequence ATGAGCGATCGAGTATCCCCTTTGCGTATCCTGGTAGCGGCCGCCGGCCTGGCCTTCGCCGCCTTGTCTTCCCCCGCCCACGCATTCGCCGACGACGATGCGCGCAAGGCCATTCTTGATCTGCGCCAGCAACTCCAGCAACAAAACGACCAGAACGTGCGCGCGCGCCTGCAACTGGCCGACCAGATCCAGTCGCTGCAGACGCAGATCCAGCAGTTGCAGAACCAGTTGGAACTGGCCACGCGCCAGCCCGCCGCCGGCAACAAGCCCGCGGGCGGCGGCAATCCGGGCGATACCGGCAGCGCGACCGCCAACGATCCGCAGGAACAATCCGCCTACGACGGCGCCATCGACCTGTACCGCAAGGGCCAGTACAAGGATGCCGCCGAATCCCTGACCGCCTTCGTCGCGCTGTATCCCAATAGCCAGCTCGTGCCCTCCGCCCAGTTCTACCTGGGCAGCAGCCGCTACGCGCAGAAGGATTTCAAGGGCGCCATCGAGCAACTGAACAATATGGTGCAGAAGTCGCCCGACAATGCCCGCTCGCCCGACGCCCTGCTGGTCGTCGCCGGCAGCCAGATCGAGCTGAACAACCGCGCCGGCGCGAAGGCCACGCTGCAACGCATCGTCAAGGACTATCCCACTTCGCCGGCCGCCACCACGGCCAAGAGCCGCCTGCAACTGTTGCAGTGA
- a CDS encoding chemotaxis protein CheB: MSTSQPSPASASVPRPAVELVAIGASAGGVEALSTLLGALPADFPAALAIVLHIPADRDSLLETLFTPRCALPVREVEDKAPIEPGTVYFAAPDYHMLVEPDRSFALSQDDAVNFSRPSIDLLFESAAIAYRERLLAIVLTGGSADGADGLQTVRQMGGRAWVQDPASADAPAMPSFAIERAGADLVAGPAALARSLAALAHTHTMLHESGDR, translated from the coding sequence ATGAGCACGTCCCAGCCCTCCCCCGCATCCGCCTCCGTTCCGCGGCCCGCCGTCGAACTGGTCGCCATCGGCGCCTCCGCCGGCGGCGTCGAGGCGCTGAGCACGCTGCTGGGCGCGTTGCCGGCGGATTTTCCGGCGGCGCTGGCCATCGTGCTGCACATCCCGGCGGACCGCGACAGCCTGCTGGAGACGCTGTTCACGCCACGCTGCGCCCTGCCCGTCCGGGAAGTGGAGGACAAGGCCCCCATCGAGCCGGGTACGGTATATTTCGCGGCGCCCGACTACCATATGCTGGTCGAACCGGATCGCAGCTTCGCGCTGTCGCAGGACGACGCCGTGAACTTCTCCCGGCCGTCCATCGATCTGCTGTTCGAGTCCGCGGCCATCGCGTATCGCGAACGGCTGCTCGCCATCGTCCTGACGGGCGGCAGCGCCGACGGCGCCGATGGCTTGCAGACCGTGCGCCAAATGGGCGGCCGCGCCTGGGTGCAAGACCCCGCCAGCGCCGACGCCCCCGCCATGCCGTCCTTCGCCATCGAACGGGCGGGCGCCGACCTGGTCGCCGGGCCGGCCGCGCTCGCGCGCAGCCTGGCCGCGTTGGCCCATACCCATACCATGCTGCATGAATCAGGGGATCGTTAG